Proteins encoded by one window of Rubrobacter indicoceani:
- a CDS encoding carboxyl transferase domain-containing protein yields the protein MGCIKSRVRPDSEGFEANTEANLALVAGLRSATRAAQLGGGEKARLRHEERGKLPVRDRVERLLDPGTAFMELSPLAANGMYDGKVNSAGIITGIGRVSGREVVVVANDATVKGGTYYPITVKKHLRAQEVAQQNHLPCVYLVDSGGAFLPLQDEVFPDRDHFGRIFYNQARMSAEGIPQIAAVMGSCTAGGAYVPAMSDEVVIVRGQGTIFLGGPPLVKAATGEVVSAEDLGGADVHTRLSGVADHLAENDEHALALVRRIVSNLNHEKKVPWTVSEPEDPACDPSELYGVVPADYRTGYDVREVIARVVDGSRLDEFKTRFGETLVCGFAHIFGHPVGVLANNGILFSESAQKGAHFIELCCSRGIPLVFLQNITGFMVGREYEAGGIAKDGAKLVTAVASANVPKFTVIIGGSFGAGNYGMCGRAYSPRLLWMWPNARISVMGGTQAANVLLTVQEDNLGREGKELTDRERDGFREPILEKYEAEGNPYYSTARLWDDGVIDPVDTRMVLALGLSAAANAPLEKTEFGVFRM from the coding sequence ATGGGCTGCATAAAGAGCCGCGTCCGACCGGACAGCGAGGGTTTCGAGGCAAACACCGAAGCGAACCTCGCGCTTGTTGCGGGGTTGCGTTCGGCGACCAGGGCGGCGCAACTCGGTGGGGGCGAGAAGGCGAGGCTCCGCCATGAGGAGCGTGGAAAGCTGCCGGTGCGCGACCGGGTGGAACGTCTTCTCGACCCCGGCACCGCCTTTATGGAGCTCTCTCCGCTCGCCGCCAACGGCATGTACGACGGAAAGGTCAACTCGGCGGGGATCATAACCGGCATCGGGCGCGTGTCGGGGCGCGAGGTCGTGGTCGTTGCAAACGACGCGACCGTGAAGGGCGGCACCTACTACCCGATAACGGTGAAAAAGCATCTGCGGGCGCAGGAGGTCGCACAACAGAACCACCTGCCGTGCGTCTACCTCGTTGACTCGGGTGGGGCGTTCCTGCCGCTCCAAGACGAAGTCTTCCCCGACCGGGACCACTTCGGGAGGATCTTCTACAACCAGGCGCGGATGTCCGCCGAAGGCATCCCGCAGATCGCCGCCGTGATGGGTTCGTGCACGGCGGGCGGGGCGTACGTCCCGGCGATGAGCGACGAGGTCGTTATAGTCCGGGGGCAGGGGACGATCTTCCTCGGCGGCCCTCCGCTCGTCAAGGCCGCGACCGGCGAGGTCGTCTCGGCGGAAGACCTCGGCGGGGCGGACGTGCATACGCGGCTCTCCGGCGTTGCCGACCACCTCGCAGAGAACGACGAACACGCCCTTGCCCTTGTCCGGCGGATAGTCTCGAACCTGAACCATGAGAAAAAAGTTCCCTGGACCGTCTCCGAGCCGGAAGACCCCGCCTGCGATCCGTCCGAGCTCTACGGCGTCGTCCCGGCGGACTACCGGACCGGCTACGACGTGCGCGAGGTTATAGCCCGCGTGGTGGACGGGAGCCGCCTCGACGAGTTCAAGACCCGCTTTGGGGAGACGCTCGTGTGCGGCTTCGCCCACATCTTCGGACATCCCGTTGGGGTTCTTGCAAACAACGGCATCCTGTTCTCCGAGAGCGCGCAGAAGGGCGCGCACTTTATCGAGTTGTGCTGCTCCAGGGGCATCCCGCTTGTCTTTCTCCAGAACATAACGGGCTTCATGGTCGGGCGCGAATACGAGGCGGGCGGCATAGCGAAGGACGGCGCAAAGCTCGTTACCGCCGTCGCCAGCGCAAACGTCCCGAAGTTTACGGTCATCATCGGTGGCAGCTTCGGCGCGGGTAACTACGGCATGTGTGGCCGGGCCTACTCGCCGCGCCTGCTGTGGATGTGGCCGAACGCCCGCATAAGCGTGATGGGCGGGACCCAGGCGGCGAACGTGCTCCTGACGGTGCAGGAGGACAACCTCGGGCGGGAAGGCAAAGAGCTCACCGACAGGGAGCGCGACGGTTTCAGAGAGCCCATCCTCGAGAAATACGAGGCGGAGGGAAACCCGTACTACTCCACGGCGCGGCTCTGGGACGACGGCGTGATAGACCCGGTGGATACGCGGATGGTGCTGGCCCTCGGCCTCTCGGCGGCGGCGAACGCCCCGCTGGAGAAAACAGAGTTCGGGGTTTTCAGGATGTAA
- a CDS encoding class E sortase: MPWTAEMEIKTTLVERSPGASESGRPGAGQRSRVGQRHRGGRERTRRTGRRRISRRTVYRRRRAAALIMMLVVSIVPLLLAFGGFGLPVDRSASPAFARIEPPLLSTAPTVAGSEVRQGAAGGEAPADKTLSLTVPSLGLYGQTVRNDDSAEALDAGAIKIPETGFPWEQNANTYISGHRIGYAGTESYYQFVNLPSMKKGDEVILEDAEGGRYTYRVFEVFAVEPTDVWVTEPVAGRDLVTLQTCTETVDDWTTLGEKLLYSTPDTGRLIVRAERV; this comes from the coding sequence ATGCCCTGGACAGCCGAGATGGAGATCAAGACCACGCTTGTAGAGCGTTCGCCCGGGGCTTCGGAGAGCGGGCGTCCCGGGGCAGGTCAGAGGTCTCGGGTCGGGCAGCGGCATCGAGGCGGTCGGGAGCGGACGCGACGGACCGGGCGGAGGCGGATAAGCCGCCGGACGGTCTACCGGAGACGGCGGGCGGCGGCCCTGATCATGATGCTCGTTGTCTCCATCGTGCCGCTGCTCCTGGCCTTCGGGGGTTTCGGGCTGCCGGTAGACCGCTCGGCGAGCCCGGCCTTTGCCCGCATCGAGCCTCCGCTGCTCTCGACCGCCCCGACCGTCGCCGGTTCCGAGGTGCGGCAGGGCGCGGCGGGCGGCGAAGCCCCGGCGGACAAGACCCTCTCGCTCACCGTCCCCTCGCTGGGGCTCTACGGTCAGACCGTGAGAAACGACGATTCAGCGGAGGCTTTGGACGCGGGGGCGATCAAGATCCCCGAGACCGGGTTCCCCTGGGAGCAGAACGCGAACACGTACATCTCCGGTCACCGCATCGGGTACGCCGGGACGGAGAGCTACTATCAGTTCGTTAACCTCCCGAGCATGAAAAAGGGCGACGAGGTTATCCTGGAAGACGCCGAGGGTGGTCGCTACACCTACCGCGTCTTTGAAGTCTTCGCCGTCGAGCCGACCGACGTGTGGGTAACCGAACCCGTAGCGGGCAGAGACCTTGTAACGTTGCAGACCTGCACCGAGACCGTTGACGACTGGACGACCCTCGGAGAGAAGCTGCTCTACTCGACCCCGGATACCGGGCGGCTCATAGTCCGCGCCGAGCGAGTCTGA
- a CDS encoding DUF1330 domain-containing protein, producing the protein MSLYALNLFDLADNDLYREYSKRSVEAVGKHGGKVVSLGKLAGSEESDGADPRMVMVLVEWPDRGAFDAFVADPAHADLHPLREGGTENYLWWLYESLEDLRPVFRGRGA; encoded by the coding sequence ATGAGCCTGTACGCCCTGAACCTCTTCGACCTCGCGGACAACGACCTCTACAGAGAGTACTCGAAACGCTCGGTGGAGGCCGTCGGCAAACACGGCGGAAAGGTCGTCTCGCTCGGAAAGCTGGCCGGATCGGAAGAGTCCGACGGAGCGGACCCGAGAATGGTCATGGTCCTTGTTGAGTGGCCGGACCGGGGGGCCTTCGATGCTTTTGTCGCAGATCCGGCTCACGCCGACCTTCATCCTCTGCGCGAGGGTGGAACGGAGAACTACCTCTGGTGGCTCTACGAGAGCCTGGAGGATCTCCGGCCGGTCTTTCGGGGGCGGGGGGCCTGA
- a CDS encoding acyl-CoA dehydrogenase family protein gives MNFDYTPDQRRWRDAAREFAEAEIFPVAARLDKEQKFPYEIVAKMCDLGFMGLTVPEEYGGTECDFVAYNLALEEISRADTSVGITMEAHVSLGCAPLLAYGTKEQKEHYLGEVIRGGEKLWAFGLTEENAGTDAGGTETTADLQNGEWLVNGEKKWITNSGTDITGGVTVIAKTGERENGKPELTAIIIEQDTPGFTRGPGYEKTGWRASDQRQLYFRDVRVPEKNTLGARGKGFRQFLSTLDAGRVAVGALSVGLAQACLDEALKRAKERRQFGRSISEFQAIQFKLADMAMEVELARNMVLKAAWLKDRGRPFGREASMAKVFASETAKRAADQAVQVWGGEGFMETSNVARYWRQVKINEIGEGTSEINRQIIARSLLSDEPATAAKQKMLAQ, from the coding sequence ATGAACTTCGACTACACACCGGATCAGCGACGCTGGCGCGACGCCGCCCGCGAGTTCGCCGAAGCCGAGATATTCCCCGTCGCCGCCCGGCTGGACAAGGAGCAGAAGTTCCCCTACGAAATCGTTGCGAAGATGTGCGACCTCGGGTTTATGGGCCTCACCGTACCGGAGGAATACGGCGGCACGGAGTGTGATTTCGTCGCCTACAACCTTGCCCTGGAAGAGATCTCCCGCGCGGATACTTCGGTCGGCATCACCATGGAGGCGCACGTATCGCTCGGCTGCGCCCCGCTGCTGGCATACGGCACGAAGGAACAGAAAGAGCACTATCTCGGGGAGGTGATCCGGGGCGGAGAGAAACTCTGGGCGTTCGGCCTGACCGAGGAGAACGCGGGAACCGACGCCGGAGGCACCGAGACGACGGCCGACCTGCAGAACGGCGAGTGGCTTGTAAACGGTGAGAAGAAGTGGATCACGAACTCCGGCACCGATATCACCGGCGGCGTCACGGTTATCGCGAAGACGGGCGAACGCGAGAACGGCAAGCCCGAGCTGACGGCCATCATCATCGAGCAGGACACCCCCGGCTTCACCCGCGGCCCCGGCTATGAGAAGACGGGCTGGCGCGCCTCAGACCAGCGCCAGCTTTACTTCAGGGACGTGCGCGTCCCGGAGAAGAACACGCTCGGTGCACGTGGAAAAGGTTTCCGGCAGTTTCTCTCCACCCTCGATGCGGGGCGGGTCGCGGTCGGGGCGTTATCCGTGGGGCTGGCGCAGGCTTGCTTGGACGAGGCGTTGAAAAGAGCGAAGGAGCGGCGGCAGTTCGGACGGTCCATCTCCGAGTTTCAGGCGATACAGTTCAAGCTCGCGGACATGGCGATGGAGGTAGAGCTTGCAAGGAACATGGTCTTGAAGGCGGCGTGGCTCAAGGACAGGGGCCGGCCGTTCGGGCGGGAGGCGAGCATGGCAAAGGTCTTTGCCTCGGAGACGGCCAAGCGCGCGGCGGATCAGGCCGTACAAGTCTGGGGCGGCGAGGGGTTTATGGAGACGAGCAACGTCGCCCGTTACTGGCGACAGGTCAAGATCAATGAGATAGGGGAAGGCACGTCCGAGATCAACCGCCAGATCATCGCCCGGAGCCTACTCTCCGACGAACCGGCCACCGCTGCTAAACAGAAGATGCTGGCGCAATGA
- a CDS encoding DUF2795 domain-containing protein, translating to MDIKALSQKDKEKYLGNVEYPADKDSVAISAEENEAPAELVERIRTLSADDEFSGPQDVLATLQGLPRVRVPK from the coding sequence GTGGATATAAAAGCCCTGTCGCAGAAAGACAAGGAGAAGTACCTCGGAAACGTCGAGTACCCGGCGGACAAGGACAGCGTAGCCATATCCGCAGAGGAAAACGAAGCCCCGGCGGAACTCGTGGAGAGGATCCGCACCCTCTCCGCCGACGACGAGTTCTCCGGCCCGCAGGACGTTCTTGCAACCCTGCAGGGCCTGCCTAGGGTGCGGGTTCCGAAGTAG
- a CDS encoding C40 family peptidase gives MVALLLAVMVSFVGVKAGTAQAQASSGEAVVAEAQGWLGVPYVYGGASRSGVDCSGLTQQVVAAFGVSLPHSASEQFGYGAEGSGAAGDLVFSDFTGGGIGHVGVATGDGQMINAPYPGTTVRYDPISDANLVGYRSVV, from the coding sequence ATGGTTGCGCTGCTCCTCGCGGTTATGGTGTCGTTTGTCGGTGTAAAGGCCGGAACTGCTCAGGCCCAGGCTTCTTCGGGCGAGGCGGTCGTTGCGGAGGCTCAGGGCTGGCTCGGGGTTCCGTACGTTTACGGCGGTGCGTCGCGCTCGGGCGTTGACTGCTCCGGCCTGACGCAGCAGGTGGTTGCGGCGTTCGGGGTCTCCCTGCCTCACTCGGCGTCGGAACAGTTCGGATACGGTGCAGAAGGTTCCGGGGCGGCGGGCGACCTCGTCTTCTCGGACTTCACCGGCGGCGGCATCGGACACGTCGGCGTCGCGACCGGGGACGGGCAGATGATCAACGCCCCCTACCCCGGTACGACCGTTCGCTACGACCCCATCTCCGACGCGAACCTTGTCGGGTACAGGTCCGTCGTGTAG
- a CDS encoding AMP-binding protein gives MRPDEIEGSTVGGLLDIISARRPDHEALVYPEHGLRQTYAEFNERVERVARALMSFGLSPGDKVAVWGQNVPEWVTLQFATGKMGAVLVTINPAYRAAELKYVLEQSDSVALFLTSGVKDADFVDVARRAVPELSDGEGFSPAELPFLKHLVLMGEGDTKGLPILAFRDFEARSEGVPQDRLEKRKASLSADDVINMQYTSGTTGFPKGVQLTHTNVVKNGFYIGECMRLGPEDRVCIPVPFFHCFGCVLGTMNVVTHEGTMVPVEQFDPEAVLRAVHEERCTALLGVPTMFISELDHPNFENYDTASLRTGIMAGSPCPIEVMKRVVDVMGADEITIAYGQTEASPVITQTRTDDSLERRVSTVGRALPDVEVKIVSLETGREVPRGETGDLCTRGYHVMRGYYKMEERTREVIDSDGWLHTGDLAVMDRDGYVRITGRAKDMIIRGGENVYPREIEEFLYTHPKISDVQAYGVPDEKYGEQVAAAVRVRSGESLTADEIRTFCDGEIARYKIPRYIDFVEDYPMTASGKIQKYKLRDSAIEKFGLQRAAGIETT, from the coding sequence ATGCGTCCCGATGAGATCGAAGGCTCGACCGTAGGCGGGCTTCTGGATATCATCTCCGCCCGCCGCCCCGACCACGAAGCCCTCGTCTACCCCGAACACGGCCTCCGGCAGACCTACGCCGAGTTCAACGAGCGCGTCGAGCGCGTAGCCCGGGCCCTGATGTCCTTCGGCCTCTCGCCCGGAGACAAGGTCGCCGTCTGGGGCCAGAACGTCCCCGAGTGGGTGACCCTGCAGTTTGCGACGGGGAAGATGGGCGCGGTCCTTGTCACCATCAACCCGGCCTACCGCGCAGCCGAACTCAAGTACGTGCTGGAGCAGTCCGACTCGGTGGCGCTTTTCCTGACGAGCGGCGTGAAGGACGCCGACTTCGTGGACGTTGCGCGCCGCGCCGTACCCGAACTCTCGGACGGCGAGGGTTTCTCCCCGGCTGAACTTCCTTTTCTGAAGCACCTCGTGCTTATGGGCGAGGGCGATACGAAAGGCCTCCCCATACTCGCCTTCAGAGATTTCGAGGCGCGCTCCGAAGGGGTCCCGCAGGACAGACTGGAGAAAAGAAAGGCGTCGCTCTCCGCCGACGACGTAATAAACATGCAGTACACAAGCGGGACGACGGGCTTTCCGAAGGGCGTACAGCTCACGCACACAAACGTGGTGAAAAACGGGTTCTACATAGGCGAGTGTATGCGGCTCGGACCGGAAGACCGGGTGTGCATACCGGTTCCGTTTTTCCACTGCTTCGGGTGCGTGCTCGGGACGATGAACGTTGTAACGCACGAGGGGACGATGGTCCCGGTCGAGCAGTTCGACCCGGAAGCGGTCCTGCGGGCCGTCCACGAAGAGCGTTGCACCGCGCTTCTCGGCGTACCGACGATGTTTATCTCTGAACTAGATCACCCGAACTTCGAAAACTACGATACCGCGAGCCTCAGAACCGGAATAATGGCCGGCAGCCCCTGCCCGATAGAGGTCATGAAAAGGGTCGTGGACGTGATGGGTGCGGATGAGATCACCATCGCCTACGGTCAGACGGAGGCCAGCCCCGTCATCACCCAGACGCGCACCGACGACTCCCTGGAGCGGCGCGTCTCGACGGTCGGCCGCGCCCTGCCGGACGTGGAGGTGAAGATCGTCAGCCTGGAGACGGGCAGGGAGGTCCCGCGCGGGGAGACGGGCGACCTCTGCACGCGGGGATACCACGTCATGCGCGGCTACTACAAGATGGAGGAGCGTACCCGCGAGGTTATAGACAGCGACGGCTGGCTTCACACCGGAGACCTCGCCGTGATGGACCGGGACGGTTACGTGAGGATCACGGGCCGGGCGAAGGACATGATCATCCGCGGCGGCGAGAACGTCTATCCCCGGGAGATAGAAGAATTTCTCTACACTCACCCGAAGATTTCGGACGTTCAGGCCTACGGCGTACCGGATGAGAAATACGGTGAGCAGGTCGCCGCGGCGGTGCGGGTTAGAAGCGGGGAGTCGCTTACGGCGGACGAGATCCGCACGTTCTGCGACGGCGAGATAGCCCGCTACAAGATCCCGCGCTACATAGATTTCGTCGAGGACTACCCGATGACGGCGAGCGGGAAGATCCAGAAATACAAGCTTCGCGACTCGGCTATCGAGAAGTTCGGCCTCCAGAGGGCCGCCGGGATCGAAACCACCTGA
- a CDS encoding serine hydrolase has protein sequence MQTRPRQPRPLKRSPQARRRIRRRRFGLLFVTLLLLAAAGFAVVGIVSLVGDAPGDSAVSLSPGKEGGAPENDPAGRVAEANDRPDGAARRAAAEGPAPEPAASPAAAAYRSLVADGGRETPPEELIYVQQSVSEPGRAAVWFAAPERKGRDRYFVFFTEKVADKEEWRVNRSVVAGDQEFPRDLATMIPGVPEDLKRSVLRTGQNNSDTLPTETSAGVSPEEAAVQAVGTATDSDGWQAAAPEESGGFHGVGVSRNVGGNAQATTVYLRESDGGLSVAGIGAELTGADLPGFPAQVADTGTSLPEINPPPFDPTTPVYDDGARESLTERGVEEAARTVEEYPGVAGFYVMDPKDGSGYGVRPDEEFFSASTIKIAVMAAVYRKIESGELEYSDMLTTTEGDWAAGAGWLRWNTPGADTTVEDALWLMMTESDNVATNVLLRTVGGPEYVNSVSRDLGAENTNLFWKLSSERAAVPELDNRTTPRDMATMLAAIYSGDGLNDFSRNEMIDLMRQNSLEYWLEGGIPGGVTAANKGGWQDGIYNDAGIVERDGSPYVLAIYTMNGPELEVGSPVLAEISGSVWLAESGRTKKEAEEDRTASRDQTPNSADDPPEGNPPEGNPSGGDRPQRD, from the coding sequence ATGCAGACCCGTCCGAGACAACCGCGCCCCCTGAAACGAAGCCCGCAGGCGAGAAGAAGAATCCGCCGCCGACGTTTCGGCCTGCTCTTCGTTACCCTGCTTCTTCTGGCGGCCGCCGGGTTTGCGGTCGTCGGGATCGTCTCGCTTGTCGGGGACGCCCCCGGGGACTCGGCCGTTTCCCTCTCCCCCGGCAAAGAAGGGGGCGCCCCGGAGAACGACCCGGCGGGCAGGGTGGCGGAGGCGAACGACAGGCCCGATGGAGCGGCGCGCAGGGCCGCTGCGGAAGGGCCTGCACCGGAGCCTGCCGCTTCACCGGCGGCGGCGGCGTACCGGAGCCTCGTTGCGGACGGTGGGCGGGAGACCCCACCGGAAGAACTCATCTACGTGCAGCAGAGCGTCTCGGAGCCGGGTCGGGCGGCGGTCTGGTTTGCCGCCCCGGAGCGGAAGGGGCGAGACCGCTACTTCGTTTTCTTCACAGAAAAGGTCGCGGACAAAGAAGAGTGGCGGGTCAACCGCTCGGTCGTCGCCGGGGATCAGGAGTTCCCGAGGGATCTCGCGACCATGATCCCGGGCGTCCCCGAGGACCTGAAACGCTCCGTTCTTCGCACCGGACAGAATAACTCCGACACCCTCCCGACCGAGACCTCCGCCGGCGTCTCTCCCGAAGAGGCGGCGGTGCAGGCCGTCGGGACCGCCACGGACTCCGACGGCTGGCAGGCCGCCGCCCCCGAAGAATCCGGCGGCTTCCACGGCGTCGGGGTGAGCCGGAACGTCGGCGGGAACGCGCAGGCCACGACGGTCTACCTGCGCGAATCGGACGGCGGGCTTTCGGTGGCCGGGATCGGCGCGGAACTCACCGGGGCCGACCTCCCCGGCTTCCCGGCGCAGGTGGCCGACACGGGGACGAGCCTGCCGGAGATCAACCCGCCGCCGTTCGATCCGACGACGCCCGTCTACGACGATGGCGCGCGGGAAAGCCTGACGGAGCGCGGCGTCGAAGAGGCCGCAAGAACCGTCGAGGAGTATCCGGGCGTTGCGGGCTTCTACGTCATGGACCCGAAGGACGGTTCGGGCTACGGCGTCAGGCCGGACGAAGAGTTCTTTTCGGCCTCTACGATCAAGATCGCCGTCATGGCCGCCGTCTACCGGAAGATAGAGTCCGGCGAGCTGGAGTACTCGGACATGCTAACCACCACCGAAGGGGACTGGGCCGCCGGGGCGGGCTGGCTGAGATGGAACACCCCCGGTGCAGACACGACCGTCGAGGACGCGCTCTGGCTGATGATGACGGAGTCCGACAACGTGGCGACAAACGTCCTTCTGCGCACCGTCGGCGGGCCGGAGTACGTCAACTCGGTCAGCCGCGACCTCGGGGCCGAAAACACTAACCTTTTCTGGAAGCTCTCAAGCGAGCGGGCCGCCGTCCCCGAACTGGACAACCGGACCACGCCCCGCGACATGGCGACGATGCTGGCCGCGATCTACTCCGGAGACGGCCTGAACGATTTCTCGCGCAACGAGATGATCGACCTCATGAGACAGAACAGCCTTGAATACTGGCTTGAAGGCGGTATCCCAGGCGGCGTAACCGCAGCGAACAAGGGCGGCTGGCAGGACGGCATCTACAACGACGCGGGCATTGTAGAGCGCGACGGCTCGCCCTACGTTCTCGCCATCTACACCATGAACGGTCCCGAACTGGAGGTCGGCTCCCCGGTTCTGGCCGAGATCTCCGGGTCGGTCTGGCTTGCGGAGTCCGGCAGGACAAAGAAGGAGGCCGAGGAGGACCGGACCGCCAGCCGGGACCAGACCCCGAATTCCGCCGACGATCCCCCCGAAGGCAATCCCCCTGAAGGCAATCCCTCCGGAGGCGACCGGCCGCAGCGGGACTAG
- a CDS encoding lipid kinase, translating into MQKESSGENGSSLRAALVVNTRSRTGRDAFRVAEERLVEFGVRLEESFAVDDPGRISEVVTGLLGSKEDYGMIVLGGGDGTVSSTVDHLVSSEVVLGLLPLGTANDFARTLGIPTDVGEACRTIAGGKLVDVDLGIAGGNYYVNVASLGLGVGVTQALSPGLKRRVGALAYPLAAVRAFFDHEPFDARITFPDGDHEPLELTRLLQVAVGNGRFYGGGLAVSPEAGMDDGTLDVYAIELGRRRDLFGVARYMKSGDFIDTDCVHRYRTKHIKIQASPKQKVNVDGEIVARTPEEFRVSKNALRVMVPGHSTAARFDGSG; encoded by the coding sequence ATGCAGAAGGAAAGCTCAGGGGAAAACGGGTCTTCGCTGCGGGCGGCGCTGGTGGTCAACACGCGCTCCCGGACCGGTCGGGACGCCTTCAGGGTCGCCGAAGAGCGGCTCGTAGAGTTCGGTGTCAGGCTGGAGGAGAGCTTCGCGGTGGACGATCCGGGCCGCATCTCGGAGGTCGTTACCGGGCTTCTCGGGTCAAAGGAGGATTACGGGATGATCGTCCTCGGCGGCGGCGACGGGACGGTCAGCTCCACGGTTGACCACCTGGTGAGCAGCGAGGTCGTGCTTGGCCTGCTGCCGCTCGGTACGGCGAACGACTTCGCCCGCACGCTCGGGATTCCAACCGATGTCGGAGAAGCCTGCCGGACCATCGCGGGGGGCAAGCTGGTGGACGTGGACCTCGGGATTGCCGGGGGCAACTACTACGTCAACGTGGCTTCGCTCGGCCTCGGGGTCGGGGTTACGCAGGCCCTTTCGCCGGGGTTGAAGCGGCGGGTGGGCGCGCTGGCCTATCCGCTGGCGGCGGTCCGGGCCTTCTTTGACCACGAACCGTTCGACGCCCGCATCACCTTCCCCGACGGCGACCACGAGCCCCTGGAACTTACGCGGCTTCTTCAGGTCGCGGTCGGGAACGGTCGTTTTTACGGCGGCGGCCTCGCTGTTTCGCCCGAGGCTGGAATGGACGACGGGACGCTCGATGTCTACGCCATAGAGCTGGGGCGTCGCCGCGACCTTTTCGGCGTCGCCCGGTACATGAAGAGCGGCGACTTCATAGACACCGACTGCGTACACCGCTACCGCACGAAGCACATAAAGATACAGGCCAGCCCGAAACAGAAAGTCAACGTGGACGGTGAGATCGTCGCCCGGACCCCCGAAGAGTTCCGCGTCTCGAAGAACGCCCTGCGGGTGATGGTCCCCGGGCACTCGACCGCCGCCCGTTTTGACGGGAGCGGGTAA
- a CDS encoding NAD(P)-dependent oxidoreductase, which yields MTFSQRQDPSKPQSTAKERTLRQDTANTRVGFVGLGLMGYPMAENLVRAGYSLTVSNRSPGKPERLAEETGCKATEDLSELAESSDFIITMLPGPPEVEAVVSKLISYSAKGVTIIDMSTSSPDLARELFALGAERGVRLLDAPVSGGDIGAIEGTLSIMVGGEAEAFGRARPLFDALGRTVTHTGGAGTGQLVKAANQTVVALTIQAVSEALTLARRAGVDGGVVLDVLSGGLAANNVIEVKRGKFLSGDFTPGGKVASQHKDLGIILETARKSGVVMPATAVCDQLYASLLARGLGDLDHSALVKAIEGLSGE from the coding sequence ATAACATTCTCCCAACGGCAGGATCCATCGAAACCGCAGAGCACGGCGAAGGAGCGAACCTTGAGACAGGATACGGCCAATACCAGGGTCGGTTTCGTCGGCCTCGGCCTGATGGGCTACCCGATGGCAGAGAACCTTGTTCGTGCGGGCTACAGTCTTACGGTCTCGAACCGTTCTCCCGGAAAACCGGAACGCCTCGCTGAGGAGACCGGCTGTAAAGCAACGGAGGACCTCTCCGAGCTGGCAGAGAGCTCTGACTTCATTATCACCATGCTGCCCGGCCCGCCAGAGGTCGAGGCCGTGGTCTCGAAGTTGATCTCATACTCGGCGAAGGGCGTGACGATAATAGATATGTCCACCTCTTCCCCGGACCTTGCCCGGGAACTGTTCGCGCTCGGCGCGGAACGCGGCGTCCGGCTCCTCGACGCCCCCGTCTCCGGCGGCGACATCGGTGCGATTGAGGGGACACTCTCGATCATGGTCGGCGGCGAAGCTGAAGCCTTCGGCCGGGCGAGACCCCTCTTCGACGCGCTCGGTAGAACGGTGACCCACACGGGAGGGGCCGGGACGGGTCAGCTCGTCAAAGCCGCCAACCAGACCGTTGTCGCGCTCACCATCCAGGCCGTCTCCGAGGCCCTGACGCTTGCCCGTCGGGCAGGCGTGGACGGCGGGGTCGTGCTGGACGTTCTCTCGGGCGGCCTCGCAGCGAACAACGTTATAGAGGTCAAACGGGGGAAGTTTCTCTCCGGCGACTTCACACCGGGCGGAAAGGTCGCCTCCCAGCACAAAGACCTCGGGATAATCCTTGAAACCGCGCGAAAATCCGGCGTCGTCATGCCCGCGACCGCGGTCTGCGACCAGCTCTACGCCTCGCTCCTGGCGCGTGGCCTGGGCGACCTCGACCACTCCGCACTCGTCAAGGCGATCGAGGGCCTGTCCGGCGAATAG
- a CDS encoding PTS sugar transporter subunit IIA, whose amino-acid sequence MEMLAPMSGLAVPLSSVNDPVFAEGIAGDGVAIVPEAPGGGSAIEVVAPVSGTLARLFEGGHAFAIEAAGGVEMIVHIGLDTIELKGDGFELIATEGDLVEAGQPVVRADLARIKDAGYDPVTPVVVMNSDEHPVAGHRTGAVKPGDVLYSVG is encoded by the coding sequence ATGGAGATGCTCGCTCCGATGTCCGGCCTCGCCGTCCCGCTCTCCTCGGTGAACGATCCGGTCTTCGCCGAAGGTATCGCCGGAGACGGGGTCGCCATCGTCCCCGAAGCACCGGGCGGAGGGAGCGCTATCGAGGTCGTCGCCCCGGTCTCCGGGACGCTGGCGCGGCTCTTCGAGGGGGGGCACGCCTTCGCCATCGAGGCCGCGGGCGGGGTCGAGATGATCGTCCACATCGGCCTCGACACCATCGAGCTCAAGGGCGACGGCTTCGAGCTGATCGCAACCGAAGGCGACCTTGTAGAAGCCGGACAGCCCGTAGTCCGCGCCGACCTCGCCCGGATAAAAGACGCCGGGTACGATCCCGTAACCCCGGTCGTGGTCATGAACTCCGACGAACACCCGGTCGCAGGCCACAGGACAGGAGCCGTAAAACCGGGGGACGTTCTCTACAGCGTCGGCTGA